The segment GATtatcttgagattcttcCAATTACTTGAGTCAACACTGTGAAACACGTAATCCCGAATATTGGCCCACACACGCCTGTTTTCTGTGGTAAAAAGTCCAAATGGGACGTTTGCTGTATAATCGCTTTCCCCATCGTTGGATCTCTTCTCGTTGTCCATTATAATTGAATATAGGTTCCACTCCAATTCTTCTGGAGTGGAAAAAATAGGCACATTGTTGACATCCAGCACATCAAACCAATAAAATTGAGATTTGTACATAACGATAACATGGTGAGATGTAGTGTCCGTTTGTAGATGACATGACTCCTGACCCGGGCCCGGCGGAATCCTGCTGGAACCGAATAGTTTGCCGTACTGGTCCATCGAAAGCGGAATCTTACCGCGAACTGTGTCTGCCTTCAAAGTTCCATGACGAATCTCCTTGATAAACTTCAAAATTGAAGTCACCAACTTCGCCGTTCTCTTGACCTGTCCAGTAAATATCCCGTAAGGACCCGTGCCTGTCTCTGAAGTGTCCTTGATCGTAGGGTCGTCTTGTAACTGGAAAAAAGGATTAGAATTCAAAACAACCGAGGCCTCATATAGAAGATAGGCATCATACCAGAATTGTTCGATGTACGACGAATTGGGATTTTCATGAGCCAAAGATTCGTCGTATTGCAATAGTTTTTCATGCAAAGTTTGCATCAATTCCAAATTTTCATCTGAAAGGACACATTTTCTAGTCCTCTTATTCTGTTTCTCGTCTTGTAAAGGCTCTATCCTATCAAGATATCTATTTAAAGTATCCTTCAAATCGGGTATAGGCAATCTTTTCAATAAATTTGATTGTAGAGCAGTATCAGGCATGTCAAAACTCGCTTTTATACTTGTTCCAGGAAGATTCAAATAATGACAACAGTACAAAGCTGGGTCACCTTATATATAGTTAAGGCTTCATTCTGATTCCCTTCCTAGATATGAGTTCGTGTGACTCCTTGTGTCACGCAAATTGTGGATCAACAACTTGAACAGATGAACTATGAGGTATGAGCTTGGAAGCTAGAGGGCTAGATTGGGATGAGCAGCGAAAGGTTTGAGCATTCGAATGACTCCCACCCGCGATGCCGTTGAGCCGAAGCATGTCATTTTTAGGGGTTGCACGCTACATATTACCCGGAGTGATATTTTGGATCACGTCGTACGTAAACTTCAGATTTGTCTCTTTGCTTCGAACTGATAATGTAAAAGGGAAGATCTCGGGCCATTTTTGTACCATTCAGGGTctgggcggctaatttTGCCATGCTATTGTGATTAGCTCCAGGACGATATCTAAAGCTTACAGAGATATTACACAACGCCTGTGAGCggatcttcttttcatttaCGTGGGGAATGGATGGTGATGAGAGAGTGAACCTGACACCTGCACAGCAGGTGGATCAGAATGGAGTGGTAACACCCTTGTTGCATCCAAGACAGAGGAAAAACCAGGTTCAGTACCAGTTGAAACAAGTTATAGGGAAGGGCTCGTATGGAGTAGTTTATAAAGCTATCAATAGGAAAACTGAACAGGTTGTGGCTATCAAAGAAGTTACAtatgatgacgatgaagaacttaCGGACATCATGTCAGAGATCGGacttttgaaaaatctgaACCATATCAATATTGTCAAGTACCATGGGTTCATTAAGAAATCGCATAACCTTTATATTATTCTGGAGTACTGTTCTCATGGATCTCTGAAAAATGCCATATCGAGGGGCAAAGGAATTCCTGAATCAAAGGCAAAGGTGTTTGTGAAGCAGACTCTGAATGGCTTGCGCTATTTGCATGAGCAGGGTGTAATTCATAGGGATATCAAGGCCGCTAATTTGTTGTTGGATGCCAATAACGTGGTCAAATTGGCTGATTTTGGGGTGTCGACGAAGGTCAGTACTATGTCGATGGCAATGACTCTGGCGGGTTCGTTAAATTGGATGGCTCCAGAGATTATCGGCAACAGAGGTGCCTCCACGCTGAGTGATATATGGTCTCTGGGGGCAACAGTACTAGAGTTGTTGACTGGGAGTCCGCCGTTTCATAACTTGGTGGATGTTAATATTTACTACGCGATTGAGAATGATACCTTTATACCACCTGTATCTTTGTCCCAGGATGCGCAGGAGTTTTTGCTCAActgcttccaaaagaacATGTACAAGAGACCAACGGCGGCTCAGCTGCTGAAACATAAATGGCTATCAAATACGGATGCAGATCGGTTGGAGCTCTTCAGAGAAGAATGCGAGGATTTCAATTATCGGTGGGATCATGATTTCAAAGACTCCACCATCCTGAATAACCATACCACAGAACAGTCCAAATTGACGTCCCATGATTACATAAATGATTGTGGTAAGCAAACGATTTTGAAGTCACCGGAAGGACTGTTGAAAGCTAACAATACTTCCGCACTCTCCGATGACGATGTGAAAACAATATTCGATCAACTAGGTGTCGAGAGTATTTATTTAAAGATAATGGACCACGTTGGAGAAAATCCCGAACTACTTTCAATACTTTTACGGTTTGATAGAAAATTTTACGCAtctgatttgaagagataTTTTATGAAGATGGGAGGTATTGCAACAGTATTGGATAAAAGTGACATTATTGCAGAGTtttttttgaaagatgagtACAAAACACTAATTCAATGCGGAATTCTTCGGAAAGATAACTTGGAGAAGCTTGACGATTCTATAAAGCTCGAGCTTATTTTCAGGCTTCTGGAGGTCTCTGGATCGGTTTCATTCTGGTGTAGTTGGTGTTCACAGAATCTCAGTGTTGCGACTTTGATATCTAATCTTCAGAACAAATACGCTCAGTCCATCATACTTAAACTGTCTTTGTTGCAGGAAAGCTCAAGTTGGTTTCACGAACAGCTTATAGATAGGCTCACTCGACTCGAAAATGTGGCGGCTCTGGATCAACAATTAATATCATTccttttcaaagcattATCGTCGATTCTCATCAAATCACGTAGGTCTTCCCCCTCCTCCACAACCGGATCGCTTTCATATTCCCCAACATCGTCGCAGACGTCAATGAATTCGTTGGCATCTACACTCTCTAAgccagtttcttcttcagctcaaGGTAATCCACTAATTTTACCGCCGAAACTTCTTCCTTGGCTTTTGGATTTACTGAATGATGACATTTTCTATAACATGAAGAATTTGCATCTGTGGAAATATTATTTTCTGGTCATACATCATTCGACACATCTCGATAAAGTACGCTTAAACAGATTACTCCATTCTCAaaagtttcttcagctaAATTGGCGACTACTTTATGTGAAAGACGACCCCAGTTTTTTTCACAAAGAATGCCAAGGTCCTGTTGTTCAGTTATCCCTGTCAATCATCACTGAGTTATCTCTTGAGATGGATACGTTCAACCCACTTTTACAGCATCTCGCTCTGACGTTTCTCAGATATGATGATGAATGCATTGCGGGGGGGTTAGAAATTTTGTTCAATCATTTGCAATTTGCATTGCACCACAATTTCAAGGTTATTCGGACTATCAAGGGCTTTTCGATAATAGCTCCAAATATAGGAAAGTCGGCTTCCGCGTTTTCACCAAAAGAATTCAGTAATATCCTAGAATATCAGGAACTGATAAATCCCTTCTTCAGTATCCATGAAGATAATCTACAATTTGGAAACTTCATCGCAAAGTTCATCAAAATTTATTCTTTAGGTCCTTTTGATGCTGCTGCAATGAGCATTGTTCTGGATTCAGACTTCGCTAAGAGATCTATTCTTTTTTTCGAACAATACTGCAACAGTTTGTTAATTCAAATTGACTTACTGAAATTCATTAAATTGGTGTTCAGTAGAGCTTTGGAATATTTCGAGTTTAAGAAAAGATCCGGCGATCCGCTAAACGACGATGTCCTTAAATGCATTCTGATGAGATTGCAAGAAATGAATGTATTCCTTGAGAATAACTGGAATAGTCAACAGCCCGGGCAGGTCGGCTGTGATTCGATTCTGATTCACCAATTATGTCATGATATTCAGGCTCTATCGTTGCAGACTCCGTCTTCGCTCTCGGCTACGCGAAGCTCAGCGTTTGATCTAGACACAACCGCTGATTAGAGATAGCTAGCTATCCATATGATGCGGAGGCCTCCGCATTAGTGTCACGTGAATTGAGACTTTGATGTTCAATCTAGGTAAAAAGTAAACAATGGAGCAGATCAAGAGATGTAGCTCACTTGGAGTCGCAAAAGCTTCATAAAATCTCAGAACGGTCTCTCGGGCATCAAGTCAACACAATGAAAAGCCTCTTAGGCTTGCGATGTACACCAGACGGCCAATACCAAATGAGTATTGCCCCTCGCAACCGAGTGCTCCGACGGTAGCGCAACCGGCAAACCAGTTTCAGGTCCTCGAAGAAATAGGCAGAGGTTCATTCGGGGCTGTCCACAAGGTAATTCATCTTCCCACAAAAAAGGTGATGGTCCGAAAGGACATCAAGTACGGTCATATGAACAGTAAAGAGAGGCAGCAGTTGATTGCTGAATGTACGATTTTAtctcaattgaagcatGAGAACATTGTCGAATTCTATTCTTGGGATTTCAATGAGCAAAAGGAGGTTCTATATCTTTATATGGAGTACTGTTCAAGGGGCGATTTGTCCCAAATGATCAAACACTACAAACAGGAACATAAATACATACCGGAGAAAGTTATCTGGGGCATTTTGGCCCAATTATTGATGGCCTTATACAAATGTCATTATGGAGATGATTTATTGCCTTTGACTACAATGTATGATCGCATGAAGCCGCCGGCTAGAGGTAAAAATGTTGTCATCCATCGAGATCTTAAACCGGGGAATATCTTCCTTAGCAACGAGGATAACGAAGATAAAGATAATAAAAATCATAGAAACATGGATTATAGCCAGGTCGTGGTTAAGCTAGGAGATTTTGGTTTGGCTAAATCGTTGGAAGCTAGTATCCAGTTTGCAACGACTTATGTTGGGACACCCTATTATATGTCACCAGAAGTACTTATGGATCATCCATATTCTCCGCTGAGTGACATCTGGTCCTTGGGTTGTGTGATATTCGAAATGTGTTCGCTACACCCGCCCTTTCAAGCGAAGACATATCTCGAGTTacagaaaaagatcaagGCGGGCaaatttgagaaaatcCCCGAATATTATTCAGATGGTTTGAACCTCATGGTCCATTCTATGGTTGACGTTGATCTTGAGACGAGGCCTTCAACCTTTGAGCTTCTGCAAGACATTCAGATACGAACGGCTAGAAAATCTTTACAACTGGAAAGATTCGAGAGAAACTTATTGGACTACGAGAATGAACTAGTCAATATCGAGAAAATCCTGGAAAGACAGGCGATGGAATACGAAAGAGAGTACTCTCAACTGAAGGAGCAATTCGTACGAGCAGTCGAAGACCGTGTCTCTGAAGTGGTCAATGGTAAGAAAATCGGCAAAGTCCCGGAATCCATTCATGGCTACTACAATAAAAGGCTCCCTCGACCAGCGTACCACTGGCAGACTAGGTATCGATAATAGTAACATTAGCATTTGATAGGGTAAAATAAATCACTGAAGCTTCGAACCAGTGAGAGACTCAAAGGCTTCGAGGTATTTAGCTCTTGTTCTTTCCACAATGTCATCTGGCATCTTCACCCCCTCGACGCCGGCCAGTTTGTTGGAGGTCAGCCAATCTCTCAAAAATTGCTTGTCGTAAGAGTCCTGGGATTTGCCTAACTGGTAAGTAGCCTTACTCCAGAACCTAGAAGAGTCTGGAGTGAGCACCTCGTCAACTAGAATGATTTCATCTGTTTTCTCGTCAATACCGAATTCAAACTTAGTGTCGGCGATGATGATACCCTTCGTCTTGGCATACTCTCTAGCCTTCGTGTAAAGGTTGATGGCCAATTCTGCGACCCTCTTACATAGGTCCTTACCAACCAGTTCTTCGGCCTGAGCTGGGGAAATATTTTCGTCATGATCGCCTTGTTCTGCCTTGGTAGAGGGAGTGAAAATGGCAACGGGAAATTCTTCGGACTCCTGCAAGCCCTCTGGTTGCGCAAGTGAGTGAACTGTCCCGCTCTTGGTGTATTCCTTCCAAGCGGACCCAGTGATATAGCCTCGAACGATAACTTCCAGAGGGATCAACTTGTGCTTGTGAACCAATAGAGACCTGCCTGCCAATTGCTCCTTGTACTTGGCCTCACTCAATTCCTTTGGTAAAAAGTCGAAAATGGTTTTACCAGCTGGAATTTCCACTAAATGATTGCGTACGTCTTTTGACAGGAACTGAAACCAGAATTCAGACAATTTGGTCAACAGAATACCTTTGTCGGGGATCGTGTTATCCATGATAACATCATAGGCAGACATACGATCCGTAGCCACAAAGAGCAAAGTCTGAGAGTTAACTTCGTAAATGTCTCTCACCTTACCTCTGGCGATCAGTGGAAGAATCCCATCGAGATTGGTCTGTGCAATTGTGACACCCATTTTTCGTTTCAAAGCCAAATCACGCCTCCTGAGCAAAGAACCACGACTAATCGATGGCTTAAACCATTCTGAAGCTTGCAAACCTTGTCAAAGCTCATCATAAAGCACTAGATATTAGGCTAAATTACCTGTATTTCCACGTCATCTGACTTCTCTCGAAGGcggccgggtaacgggatcttgaagaattggtcTTTTAGACGAAAGGCGTAACGAATCCATCAACATAGATCAACATTCAAGTGCACTCTAACTTGCGGTTAAAGTGAGCTCGGTGATCGCTGCTGACTGTCTTTTTAGACGTTATCTGAGGGGCTGGTACCTGGGACAGGCGTTAACTGAGTATTCAAAAAACGCAGGACGACAGATTCGGAAGAAAGAGGTGAAACACCAAAGCTGAACGGCAAGAGTCTTCTTATACTAGAAGAGGATCAACCGCTGAAGCTTGATCTATTGGTGTAAAATGATCAATTCTGGTTCGAAAGTTGGTACGACCTCCATAGCGGCTATTATGACATCGTTGTCGCCTCCAGGCCAGGGCCTGGAGAGCGGCAACCTCGCGATGGATGCTGAAAATCATGACTTACTGAGAGATCCCAATTTGGTTGAGAACTACTCTGATATCTTGGAGAAAAAGCCTAATCGCTTTACCAATGGAGGCGGGGGTAATGGTAGCGAGACCGATAATGAAAGCGAGAGTGTTAGCGGGAGTGTTGTTGTGACGAGGAATTCGGCTAATTCGTCGCCACTGAAAAATAGAGCCAGCTTGTTAAGTAATACATCAAGCCATTACTCGGTGCAGTTGGGAAAACATGGGCCTTTGCAGGAAGGAGAATTGgagaaaggagaagaacaagaacaagatgTACAGGAAGTGGAAGACGAGGGGGAAATAAGGAATGGGGATTCTATGAAAGAACTCGAGCTCGATTCACCCAACGATTCGAAGGACCAAACAAGCATAGGTAGTATGGACGTTGATAAATCTCCCACCGGAGATATGGCACATGAATACGAGTACTCAGACTCTGATTTTGAGGAGAGTATGGAAAAGAGGCTGCATGACATGAATAATAGCACTTCACTGGATAAACACGATGATCGGAGCGAGAGCGAGCTTGAGGACCCAGTTCTACGTCTCTCGCTCTCTGAGGTCGAAGGATCTGAGAGCGATGGCGAGCTGGCGGAGGAAACGAGAAGTTTGACTTTGGGGTCGGATGGGGACTCTGAAGCGGATTCAGAGCTCGATGAGTATCAACCGCTTACACCACCAAAGGAATTGGACCCGGAAAAGCTATATGCCCTGTATGCTTTCAATGGTCCTGACCCATCACACTGTCAACTGAAACAGGATGAATCATGCACATTACTGAATGATCAAGATTCGTACTGGTGGCTGGTCAAACGATCACAGGACAGTAAAATTGGCTTTGCGCCAGCTGAGATCTTAGAGACATTCCCAGAGAGGTTAGCTAGGCTGAATTGCTGGAAAAACGAGAAtatgtcttcttcattggaTGACTCTCCTAAGGCGAGTGATATTAAAAACTGCGATGAGTTAGTCAATGGAAAAGATAAggaatcttcttcgttaGAAAACTATATGAAGAACAGTAAATCTGTTAGTTTCAACGATGTAGTCAGCTATGCCGATCGCTTCATTGAAGCAAATGACGATGCCGAGGATTATGATACTACACATTACGACCAGTTTTCGGAGGCTAAACTGAAGCTGACCCGTTTTCcagatgacgaagaaatgaGCGAGGTTGTGAGCGATGTTTCATTCAACACTGCGGCGATGACTCCCCTaactgttgaaaaaattaGGCGACCTAGAGCTCATCCCGTGGAGGAAGCCATTACGACATCCACGACGATGAGTTCTCAAAATGAGTCTGACCTACGAAGGGAGGCAAACCGGGCAGTGAGGGAAGAGAGCGATGATCTGCGTAAAATATTTGAAGCACCCATACCGCCCTTTAGCAAGACCCAATCCAGCAATGGACCCAACATGCAGCCTTCCAACTCAGATTACTCAATTTCGACCATTGGAGATTTTTCTCCCTCATCTTCTGAATGGACTAATGAATCACCACAACTTCATGATGCACAATTCAACGCAGGCACTGATACAGCTGCTATCCCACCTTCCAGGGCAATCCaagatttttcaaaatacGTTGAAGAGGAACAGTCGGACGGAGAAGCCACATCGATATGTAAGTCCGTCGAGTCAAACGCCGATCTGGATAAGAAGGCCAGCGATACGGAAAACTTGCCTGAAAACAAGCATGGCAGTCTGGTTTCGACATCCTTTTCATCTGAACAGATATTCCTGGACTCCGGTCGAGCCAACTCTTTCACTAGCATCAATAGCGCAACATCTTTGTCAAGGCAGCACTCAAGCGCTCAAAGTTGTTCAACTAAACGTCATCCAGTAATCGATCGACTATACAACCCCGTTTTTGATAAAATGGATGAACTAATGGCACAGCTCGACGAGGTTGCCAGAGAGTAAACTACATTTATTGCATTATCTACCAAGATCCTTCATAATTCACTGTATTTTAACATTTGAGCACCCGCTTGATAAAATCTCAATCAAGCACTTGATAGTGGAGCTGATCGAGGAATAAGCGAATTCCAGTTTGGTTTTGAAGCTGTCGAGACTAAAAGTTAAGCAGTATATTTGCTGTCTTTCACGATTTGAAGCACTGACTTTCACTAGTTCACCATGAACTATTGTAAGATAGTCATTTTTCACGTCTTGATAAATACCGTTCTTGATAATGACGtatttcagcaagatcatCTCGAGACTTGGACGAATGTAGTCTACAGTTATCATATCTTTAGAGCAGACATACCGTTTTAATCGCCATTGGCTTGAGATTGCTGGTCTCAAAAGATGCAGTTGTGGAAGCTTCTTGTTAAGCAGTCAGCGGACTGTTAAAAGCCGTAAGATGTCTGATTCATTGACCGCCAAGTCAACGACATGGATTAGTGGTAGCCGAATTAGTGCGTTGTGGGTTGTTTCCACAGGTGGTGCTCCTGGTACGTGATTGATTCCATGGTAATTCCAAAGTGGTACGAGGGACGGCGATTCCTCCAAGGTTTGCGGTTGATGACAGCGGCCGGGGAGCATTTGGTATTCCCGCAGCTAACGCCTTAGAAGATTCGCTGACACTTGGCTGGACCTCTCTTTGGTTCCTTAAAGTTTGGGGAAGACCTCCATTACGAATGCGAATGAGACGACTCGAAACACAGCAAGGATGTACTCTGGTGGTAGTAGCACAATTCCAACGCCaatagcgatgagcaatgGCGTCACTGTATTTGTCGAGGGAGTAGTGCGGGAACTAACAAGTTCTCGACGATGTCTGGACCGCGATCTTCGATGCACTCTAGTAATACATCGCCGATTATGAGCACGTCTATTATTGCGAATACATTAAGGATGCTGTAAAGGATGGATGAACTCAGTGCAAGGCTGATAGCTATAGGGGAAGTGTTTCAAAAATTGTGCAAAAGCTTCGATGAGCAAAATGCAACGATAAAAGAGTTGAAGCACGAAAATGCCCAAATGTCCAAAGAGCTATCGGGTCTCTTTCTATGCAGCGGGAGAAGAAAAACGAAACTAGTCTTCAGGATATGTTTGTCACTGATCTGCTCAATTCCATCACCAATGTGAGTAGCGCATATTTGAGAAGAATCAGGCCCCAGAATAGGAATAAGACTTCTCAATCGAGCGTCAGGCCCGTGTCGTCAATGAACGATGTGAGCGCGCTCAATCCCAACCTGAACGGCGTTGAATTTGCAGAGAGCAacgatcttcttggagatGCAAGCCAGTTCCGTAATTTCAATGATAGGCAGACCGGGCATGCAACATTCACTTAAATCCGAATGgaatcaagagaaggaaaaagaaTACCGCTTCGGGTGAAAACCCGATGAGTTCAGGCTTGAATAGCTCAAATGTCGCGAGTGGCGTGCAATCCTACAAGGATTTTACATCGTTGAACGCTTTCGGCACGATAAGTTTACCGAACTTGACATTAGATCACACCGGCATGACGCCGTTTTTGAAAGGTGGTAACAATCCTCGTTCATCCAATAGACTGCAAGATGATACTCCAAGTCAAGGACAACCAGGTGGGATACCGTTGCAGGCCAACCATCTAACTGACCCTCTCAAGAGCCAGCCATCGAGCGATGATGGAGACAACAGAAGAACTCAAGATAAAGACGAGGACGGGTTCCAGgaggacgatgacgacATCAACGATTCGCACGGCAGCTatgacgacgaggacgacgGTGGACGAACAGATGCGCGTAGACAGGGCGTTTCCCCTCATCCCAATTACGAGACCGCGACAGTCCTAACTGACAATAAAGGACGCCATTGGGGGATCAAAGCGTTCTCAAACAAACACTTGTCCAGTAAGAATGAAAGAGTCCCTTGCAAGGACGGAGATAGCGATTTATCATGCCGTGGCAACAAGCCAAGAAAAGACGACTCGAAACGAAATGATGCCTCGGGCGTCCACGATGAGGATTACAGGCTCCCAGCAACGTGGAGGAGTGTATGGTCGGCATAGGTGGAAACCCACCAATGAAAAAGCTCGAAGAGCAGTTCGGTAACAAGCGGAAGTCAAATCTGAACAAATTTCATGTCGTTTAAATTCCTCGAGAAGATCTGTTGCGTCCCAACAGAGATATCGCCGGGCGAACtatgcaaagaagacgGCAACGTCGGCATCAAGGATATGAAGTCCCCGCAACAGGTCACATCATGTAGCCAATGGAAACCAAGTATGCGTTAGTCTGACTTTTTCTGCAAAGCTGAGTAGATGCAAACGAGCATTCTGCAAGTATAAAAGGAGGAGGTATTTCTCTGTTCGTGTCAGTGTAGGACGTACGTTAGATTGTGAGGAAAGCTATATCTTAAAAGGAAGAACAATAACACAAAGATCAACATTAAAGGTCCTGTTCAAAATGATTAAAGATATCGCGCCCCCCTCAGAAATCGAGGCGAAAGGCAATAGTGATCACTATCGCCTTAATGATCACTATCTTCGTGTCTGCATTTGCACTTTGGGCAGGTTACGCACTTAATATTGCACTGCACGAGCTCGATACCACCAGTAGGAGCGCTATCACACCTTAGATACTTATCTGGGTGACAACCAGCTGCTGCCTTTGGCGCAGCCGAACAACGTACAAACTCGGACCTGTAGAGACTGATCTAACGGCGGAGGAGCAGGCAGGGCCGACTGCGTGATCGGAGCTATTGATACAGTAGTGTCACTGGGCGTGGTCGCGGACTCTGGCGGTAATCGCTAATTCATCGGTACATGCAGTAGCACCTATACTACGTGACGACGGGACAGTAGTCACTAATGATTAGACAGGTTGGCCAGTATTCGTGCTCAGAGACCCATATGGTAATTATCACCACATGTCAACTATGCACGCTAACACTACCAACGGAACGAACAGTTCAATCTCGAGAACTTCAGTAGTGGAGGGACCGAGCCTGGCGAAGAACGAGACGAATTGTCCAGCACAGCATGACAACGATTATGGAACTTTAGATCACCAACTCAGCTTAACATGGACGCACACGCCTATCAGTACATTTTATGGGACTATAACCACAACCAACCTATGAGCTCGGGCTGGTTCCATGCTTACCAAGACCAACCCTATTCTGACTCTTCGAGTGAGCTCATTCCCTACCCAGGCTATAATCACCCACCAGCCATCGGTGCGTGCTATGTCAGTTGATCAATCACTGAGCCAATTGAAAGCTGACGGACTACTAGAACAGATGTACTACCACCAGACCACCATCCGGTGGATGAATTGTATTGGAAGAAGATCGAATATAAGAATCTAAAAGAAAACATTAACAAGTACGGAACGCTGCTCGGTAGGATGATACGGAAAGGAGATAACCTTTAGTCGTCGTCAAAATATCTAGCACTGCCGCAACCGGAGAGAAGCACCGGTTGTCCAATATCAGCGCGATCAAGTTCTTCCCGGAGTGCTATGGGGACGAATACGACTGAATACAGAAAAATCACAGGAGAATACAGTCACTTTTTTACGCCAAAGAAATTACTTCATGCGCGAATACACATACAGCCGCTGATATACATGGCATAACGAAACTGATGAAGTATTTAAATTAAAGTCAAGTTATTACGCGTCCTGCATCTCGCTTAACGTGTTAGAAGTGTATTCTTGTATTCTTTCAATGTTGATGTATTCGCCAATGGATTGGTCACTAGATACGTTGTGTTCGTCACTCAATACGTCGTACTCGCGGATTacagctgaaagatatAGACAGCATCGCAGTCTATAACGCACGTCATAGATCGAACTTCAAGGTAAAGGCTTGATTAGGACGTTTCTGACATTCTTAATCGTCGGATATTCATAGTGTGCAATGTGGGTGCCTGATGCAAATTCTCTTTTGCAACTAGGCAtgcttctgaagagctcaaTGGCTCAAAATCACGACGAGCGGAGCCAAGCAATGGACGCTCTAAAAAGCTTTGAACTGCAACCGGAGTTTCTGGATTATCTGTGCTATATGTTGATAGAGGGCGAAACGAACGAGACACTCAGGTCACATTTCTCCGCAGAGGACTTACAAACTAACAGAGCTACAGCAGGTCTTCTGCTCAAAAATAATATGCTGGAGCAAGGTAGTCTGATTCA is part of the Torulaspora globosa chromosome 7, complete sequence genome and harbors:
- the CDC15 gene encoding serine/threonine protein kinase CDC15 (ancestral locus Anc_3.177) — its product is MDGDERVNLTPAQQVDQNGVVTPLLHPRQRKNQVQYQLKQVIGKGSYGVVYKAINRKTEQVVAIKEVTYDDDEELTDIMSEIGLLKNLNHINIVKYHGFIKKSHNLYIILEYCSHGSLKNAISRGKGIPESKAKVFVKQTLNGLRYLHEQGVIHRDIKAANLLLDANNVVKLADFGVSTKVSTMSMAMTLAGSLNWMAPEIIGNRGASTLSDIWSLGATVLELLTGSPPFHNLVDVNIYYAIENDTFIPPVSLSQDAQEFLLNCFQKNMYKRPTAAQLLKHKWLSNTDADRLELFREECEDFNYRWDHDFKDSTILNNHTTEQSKLTSHDYINDCGKQTILKSPEGLLKANNTSALSDDDVKTIFDQLGVESIYLKIMDHVGENPELLSILLRFDRKFYASDLKRYFMKMGGIATVLDKSDIIAEFFLKDEYKTLIQCGILRKDNLEKLDDSIKLELIFRLLEVSGSVSFWCSWCSQNLSVATLISNLQNKYAQSIILKLSLLQESSSWFHEQLIDRLTRLENVAALDQQLISFLFKALSSILIKSRRSSPSSTTGSLSYSPTSSQTSMNSLASTLSKPVSSSAQGNPLILPPKLLPWLLDLLNDDIFYNMKNLHLWKYYFLVIHHSTHLDKVRLNRLLHSQKFLQLNWRLLYVKDDPSFFHKECQGPVVQLSLSIITELSLEMDTFNPLLQHLALTFLRYDDECIAGGLEILFNHLQFALHHNFKVIRTIKGFSIIAPNIGKSASAFSPKEFSNILEYQELINPFFSIHEDNLQFGNFIAKFIKIYSLGPFDAAAMSIVLDSDFAKRSILFFEQYCNSLLIQIDLLKFIKLVFSRALEYFEFKKRSGDPLNDDVLKCILMRLQEMNVFLENNWNSQQPGQVGCDSILIHQLCHDIQALSLQTPSSLSATRSSAFDLDTTAD
- the KIN3 gene encoding serine/threonine protein kinase KIN3 (ancestral locus Anc_3.178) — encoded protein: MYTRRPIPNEYCPSQPSAPTVAQPANQFQVLEEIGRGSFGAVHKVIHLPTKKVMVRKDIKYGHMNSKERQQLIAECTILSQLKHENIVEFYSWDFNEQKEVLYLYMEYCSRGDLSQMIKHYKQEHKYIPEKVIWGILAQLLMALYKCHYGDDLLPLTTMYDRMKPPARGKNVVIHRDLKPGNIFLSNEDNEDKDNKNHRNMDYSQVVVKLGDFGLAKSLEASIQFATTYVGTPYYMSPEVLMDHPYSPLSDIWSLGCVIFEMCSLHPPFQAKTYLELQKKIKAGKFEKIPEYYSDGLNLMVHSMVDVDLETRPSTFELLQDIQIRTARKSLQLERFERNLLDYENELVNIEKILERQAMEYEREYSQLKEQFVRAVEDRVSEVVNGKKIGKVPESIHGYYNKRLPRPAYHWQTRYR
- the ADE1 gene encoding phosphoribosylaminoimidazolesuccinocarboxamide synthase (ancestral locus Anc_3.179), encoding MGVTIAQTNLDGILPLIARGKVRDIYEVNSQTLLFVATDRMSAYDVIMDNTIPDKGILLTKLSEFWFQFLSKDVRNHLVEIPAGKTIFDFLPKELSEAKYKEQLAGRSLLVHKHKLIPLEVIVRGYITGSAWKEYTKSGTVHSLAQPEGLQESEEFPVAIFTPSTKAEQGDHDENISPAQAEELVGKDLCKRVAELAINLYTKAREYAKTKGIIIADTKFEFGIDEKTDEIILVDEVLTPDSSRFWSKATYQLGKSQDSYDKQFLRDWLTSNKLAGVEGVKMPDDIVERTRAKYLEAFESLTGSKLQ
- the BUD14 gene encoding protein phosphatase regulator BUD14 (ancestral locus Anc_3.180), with amino-acid sequence MINSGSKVGTTSIAAIMTSLSPPGQGLESGNLAMDAENHDLLRDPNLVENYSDILEKKPNRFTNGGGGNGSETDNESESVSGSVVVTRNSANSSPLKNRASLLSNTSSHYSVQLGKHGPLQEGELEKGEEQEQDVQEVEDEGEIRNGDSMKELELDSPNDSKDQTSIGSMDVDKSPTGDMAHEYEYSDSDFEESMEKRLHDMNNSTSLDKHDDRSESELEDPVLRLSLSEVEGSESDGELAEETRSLTLGSDGDSEADSELDEYQPLTPPKELDPEKLYALYAFNGPDPSHCQLKQDESCTLLNDQDSYWWLVKRSQDSKIGFAPAEILETFPERLARLNCWKNENMSSSLDDSPKASDIKNCDELVNGKDKESSSLENYMKNSKSVSFNDVVSYADRFIEANDDAEDYDTTHYDQFSEAKLKLTRFPDDEEMSEVVSDVSFNTAAMTPLTVEKIRRPRAHPVEEAITTSTTMSSQNESDLRREANRAVREESDDLRKIFEAPIPPFSKTQSSNGPNMQPSNSDYSISTIGDFSPSSSEWTNESPQLHDAQFNAGTDTAAIPPSRAIQDFSKYVEEEQSDGEATSICKSVESNADLDKKASDTENLPENKHGSLVSTSFSSEQIFLDSGRANSFTSINSATSLSRQHSSAQSCSTKRHPVIDRLYNPVFDKMDELMAQLDEVARE